In Leucobacter sp. CX169, a single genomic region encodes these proteins:
- a CDS encoding LysE/ArgO family amino acid transporter: MLLPFLVGIGSGLSLIMAIGAQNAFVLRQGIRREHVLPVVLICGLTDALLEFAGVAGIGFVIERAPVVLEIVRWGGVAFLLWYAFTAAMRARKPEALVAGDGSAGSLRRTVLACLAITYLNPHVYLDTMVLMGSIGNAQGDPGRWWFAVGGAIASVGWFAALGYGSRYLTRFFASPRSWQILDICVAVIMVVLAIRIAFG; this comes from the coding sequence ATGCTCCTCCCCTTTCTCGTCGGTATTGGCAGCGGGCTGTCGCTCATCATGGCGATCGGCGCGCAAAACGCCTTCGTGCTGCGCCAAGGCATTCGCCGCGAGCACGTGCTGCCGGTGGTGCTCATCTGCGGGCTGACCGACGCGCTGCTCGAGTTCGCGGGAGTCGCCGGGATCGGCTTCGTGATCGAGCGGGCGCCCGTCGTGCTCGAGATCGTGCGCTGGGGCGGCGTCGCCTTCCTGCTCTGGTACGCGTTCACGGCGGCGATGCGGGCGCGCAAGCCCGAGGCGCTTGTGGCCGGCGACGGCTCGGCCGGCTCGCTGCGCCGCACCGTGCTCGCCTGCCTCGCGATCACGTACCTCAACCCGCACGTCTACCTCGACACGATGGTGCTCATGGGCTCGATCGGCAACGCCCAGGGCGACCCCGGGCGCTGGTGGTTCGCGGTCGGCGGCGCGATCGCGAGCGTGGGGTGGTTCGCCGCGCTCGGGTACGGCTCGCGCTACCTCACCCGCTTCTTCGCGAGCCCCCGCTCGTGGCAGATCCTCGACATCTGCGTCGCCGTGATCATGGTCGTGCTCGCGATCCGCATCGCGTTCGGGTAG
- a CDS encoding glutamate decarboxylase produces MTNRDQLTINPLHHRAGSGQAEPVRVEKHRLADTGMDPKTAAHLVRDETMLDGNARLNLATFVTTYMDDEADELYRSAYDKNMIDKDEYPQTAAIEQYCQRILADLWHAPDPAKAPATSTIGSSEACMLAGLALKRRWQHAREAAGLDTARPNLVMSSAVQVCWEKFCNYFEVEPRFVPVSAEHPALDGSQLDAYVDEHTIGVVAILGVTYTGAYEPVAEIQAALDEIEKQRGLDIQIHVDGASGGMVAPFLQPELLWDFTLARVASINTSGHKYGLVYPGLGWVVWRDEAALPESMVFRVSYLGGDMPTLALNFSRPGAQVLLQFYLFLRLGRDGYTEVQGESQRVAMHLSSGIGAMDAFELVSDGSTIPVFAWRLAPGHTENWTLDDLSDRLRMRGWLVPAYPMPEDLQEITVQRIVVRNGLTLDLASSLLDVIRQEVAYLDALESPLPRPTVSRGFAH; encoded by the coding sequence CGGCATGGACCCGAAGACCGCCGCCCACCTCGTGCGCGACGAGACGATGCTCGACGGGAACGCGCGCCTGAACCTCGCGACCTTCGTGACGACCTATATGGACGACGAGGCGGACGAGCTGTACCGCTCTGCCTACGACAAGAACATGATCGACAAGGACGAGTACCCGCAGACGGCGGCGATCGAGCAATACTGCCAGCGGATCCTCGCGGACCTCTGGCACGCGCCGGACCCCGCCAAGGCCCCCGCGACCTCGACGATCGGCTCAAGTGAGGCCTGCATGCTCGCCGGCCTCGCGCTCAAGCGGCGCTGGCAGCACGCGCGCGAGGCCGCCGGCCTCGACACCGCTCGTCCGAACCTCGTGATGTCGAGCGCCGTGCAGGTGTGCTGGGAGAAGTTCTGCAACTACTTCGAGGTTGAGCCTCGCTTCGTCCCCGTCAGCGCGGAACATCCGGCGCTCGATGGCTCACAGCTGGACGCGTACGTCGACGAGCATACGATCGGCGTCGTCGCGATCTTGGGCGTCACCTATACGGGAGCCTATGAGCCGGTAGCCGAGATCCAGGCGGCGCTCGACGAGATCGAGAAGCAACGCGGGCTCGACATTCAGATCCACGTCGACGGGGCCTCGGGCGGAATGGTTGCGCCATTCCTGCAGCCCGAGCTGCTCTGGGACTTCACCCTGGCGCGCGTCGCCTCGATCAACACCTCGGGGCACAAGTACGGCCTCGTCTATCCCGGCCTGGGCTGGGTGGTGTGGCGAGACGAGGCCGCCCTGCCCGAATCGATGGTGTTCCGCGTCAGCTACCTCGGCGGGGATATGCCGACACTGGCATTGAACTTCTCGCGCCCGGGCGCGCAAGTGCTGCTGCAGTTCTATCTCTTCCTCAGGCTCGGCCGCGACGGCTACACCGAGGTGCAGGGCGAGTCGCAGCGCGTGGCAATGCACTTATCGAGCGGCATCGGCGCGATGGACGCGTTCGAGCTCGTCAGCGACGGCTCGACCATCCCGGTCTTTGCGTGGCGGCTCGCTCCCGGGCACACCGAGAATTGGACGCTCGACGACCTGTCCGATCGGCTGCGCATGCGCGGCTGGCTTGTGCCGGCATACCCGATGCCCGAGGACCTCCAGGAGATCACCGTGCAGCGCATTGTGGTGCGCAACGGCCTCACGCTCGACCTCGCGAGCTCGCTGCTCGACGTGATCCGGCAGGAGGTCGCTTACCTCGACGCGCTTGAGTCTCCGCTGCCCCGCCCGACGGTGTCGCGGGGGTTCGCGCACTAG
- a CDS encoding low specificity L-threonine aldolase — MAPVNASLSGAAVLSSPADRSFASDNYAGAHPEVLDAVVAASTGHAPAYGDDGWTARLSEVLRGHFGPDAEAFPVFNGTGANVLALQAALPRWGAVICAQTAHINVDENGAPERVGGVKLLTVPTENGKITPELIDREAWGWGDPHRAQPLAVSITQTTEYGTCYSVDEIRAITSHAHDRGMIVHMDGSRISNAAAHLGLPLAAFTTDAGVDLLSLGGTKNGLIGAEAVVTLRPGAAPGFEYVRKMNMQLGSKMRFLSAQLLALYDGDLWLRSATQANAMATRLRAGIDALEPLGARAFQATEANGVFATLPAGVADRVRTEAGFHFYDWPGVTNAVRLMCAFDTTEAAVDALLAELGAASRAASNA; from the coding sequence CTGGCGCCCGTGAATGCATCCCTCTCAGGCGCCGCCGTGCTCTCCTCCCCCGCCGACCGGTCCTTTGCCTCGGACAATTACGCGGGCGCACACCCCGAGGTACTCGATGCGGTCGTCGCGGCGAGCACTGGCCACGCCCCCGCGTACGGTGACGACGGCTGGACCGCGCGCCTCAGCGAGGTACTGCGCGGCCACTTCGGTCCGGATGCCGAAGCGTTCCCCGTCTTCAACGGCACGGGCGCGAACGTGCTCGCACTGCAGGCCGCGCTTCCCCGCTGGGGTGCCGTCATCTGCGCCCAGACCGCACACATCAACGTCGACGAGAACGGCGCCCCCGAGCGGGTCGGCGGCGTCAAACTGCTCACCGTCCCGACCGAGAACGGCAAGATCACGCCCGAGCTGATCGACCGTGAGGCCTGGGGCTGGGGCGACCCGCACCGCGCGCAGCCGCTCGCCGTCTCGATCACGCAGACCACTGAGTACGGCACCTGCTATTCCGTCGACGAGATCCGGGCGATCACCTCGCATGCGCACGATCGCGGCATGATCGTGCACATGGACGGCTCGCGCATCTCGAACGCGGCCGCGCACCTGGGCCTACCGCTCGCCGCGTTCACGACCGACGCCGGCGTCGACCTGCTCAGCCTCGGCGGCACGAAGAACGGCCTGATTGGGGCCGAGGCCGTTGTCACCTTGCGCCCCGGAGCCGCCCCCGGCTTCGAATACGTCCGCAAAATGAACATGCAGCTCGGCTCGAAGATGCGCTTCCTCTCGGCCCAGCTGCTCGCCCTGTACGACGGCGACCTCTGGCTGCGCTCGGCGACCCAGGCGAACGCGATGGCGACGCGGCTGCGCGCCGGCATCGACGCACTCGAGCCACTCGGGGCGCGCGCCTTCCAGGCCACCGAGGCGAACGGGGTGTTCGCGACGCTGCCCGCGGGCGTCGCCGATCGGGTGCGCACCGAGGCGGGATTCCACTTCTACGACTGGCCGGGTGTCACAAACGCCGTCCGCCTGATGTGCGCGTTCGACACGACGGAGGCCGCGGTCGACGCGCTGCTCGCCGAGCTGGGTGCGGCGTCGCGGGCCGCCTCAAACGCGTAG
- a CDS encoding alkyl/aryl-sulfatase: MNRRASYMYGPALERGPEGQVGCGLGQTVSTGEIGLIAPTLTIHRTGEVHVIDGVQIEFQLAPGTEAPSEMHFFFPQFNALCMAENATHTLHNLVTLRGALVRDPREWARYLTEAIELFGARSQVVFASHHWPTWGSEQIVEYLSLQRDLYAYLHDQTLRLVNRGYTAAEAAEIFELPPALEASWHARGYYGSVSHNVKGIVQRYLGWFDGNPARLWPHPPAELAQRYVELIGGIDRVVDAVQVAYDSGDYRWAATLLDQAVFADEHHPAARDLYADTLEQLAYGSENGTWRNFFLSGATELRGENFGTPTKTNAPTVLAQLSPEQLLDAVAIKIDGHRAWDLNLSCAIELTELGRRFRLTLRNGVLVSVETEAGAVDLTLRLTKHRLLALLGGDASTGGIELEGDSTVLSQLLSVIDPGDDAFAIVTP, from the coding sequence ATGAATCGTCGCGCTTCTTACATGTACGGTCCGGCACTTGAGCGTGGACCCGAGGGTCAGGTCGGTTGTGGACTGGGACAGACCGTTTCCACGGGTGAGATTGGGCTGATCGCCCCGACCCTCACCATTCATCGGACCGGTGAGGTGCATGTTATCGACGGGGTGCAGATCGAGTTCCAGCTCGCCCCTGGCACTGAGGCCCCCTCGGAGATGCACTTCTTCTTTCCGCAGTTCAACGCGTTGTGCATGGCGGAGAACGCGACCCACACGCTGCACAATCTCGTCACGCTGCGCGGTGCGTTGGTGCGCGACCCCCGTGAATGGGCCCGCTATCTGACCGAGGCCATCGAACTGTTTGGCGCGCGATCCCAGGTCGTGTTTGCATCCCATCATTGGCCGACTTGGGGGAGTGAGCAGATCGTGGAGTACCTCTCGCTGCAGCGGGATCTCTACGCGTATCTGCACGACCAGACGCTGCGGCTGGTGAACCGCGGATACACGGCTGCGGAAGCCGCCGAGATTTTCGAGCTTCCTCCGGCGTTAGAGGCTTCCTGGCATGCTCGCGGGTACTACGGATCCGTCAGTCACAACGTCAAAGGCATCGTGCAGCGTTACCTGGGGTGGTTCGATGGCAATCCTGCTCGTTTATGGCCCCACCCGCCCGCCGAGTTGGCCCAGCGCTACGTCGAGCTCATCGGAGGCATCGACCGCGTCGTTGACGCAGTTCAAGTGGCCTACGATTCGGGCGACTATCGGTGGGCCGCTACCCTGCTCGACCAGGCCGTCTTCGCCGATGAGCATCATCCCGCCGCCCGAGACCTCTACGCGGACACCCTCGAACAACTTGCCTATGGCTCAGAGAACGGTACGTGGCGCAATTTCTTCCTTTCCGGAGCGACGGAGTTGCGCGGGGAGAACTTCGGAACGCCCACGAAGACGAACGCCCCCACGGTGCTCGCCCAGCTGTCTCCGGAACAGCTCCTGGATGCCGTCGCTATCAAGATCGACGGTCACCGCGCCTGGGATCTCAATCTCTCCTGTGCGATTGAGCTGACCGAGCTCGGGCGCCGCTTCCGACTCACTCTCCGGAACGGGGTGCTGGTCTCCGTTGAGACGGAGGCCGGTGCAGTGGATCTCACGCTTCGACTCACCAAACACCGCCTCTTGGCACTGCTCGGCGGTGACGCTAGCACTGGCGGCATCGAGCTTGAGGGCGATTCCACGGTGCTCAGTCAGCTCCTCAGCGTGATCGACCCCGGCGATGACGCATTCGCGATCGTCACCCCTTAG
- a CDS encoding ABC transporter ATP-binding protein yields MIEIQGISRSFGDRRVLDDVSFGVQSGRMTGFVGGNGAGKTTTMRIILGVLAPDSGSVALNGTPVTADDRAGFGYMPEERGLYPKMKVLEQLVYLGRLHGMSSSAAKASAEGLLDRLGLTERANDTLESLSLGNQQRAQIAAALVHEPAALVLDEPFSGLDPMAVEVVLGVLRDYAAAGAPVLFSSHQLDIVERLCDDVVVIGGGRILAAGSRESLRAEHSGQSYVIELEGPSADAGWVRQQAGITVTHLDGGTARFDAEHPRDAQAVLAAAVAQSQGADATGIAVRRFGQEFPTLAQIFKEVVR; encoded by the coding sequence ATGATCGAGATTCAGGGGATCAGCCGTTCGTTCGGCGACCGCCGCGTACTGGACGACGTGAGCTTTGGCGTCCAGAGCGGCCGCATGACCGGCTTCGTCGGGGGCAATGGTGCGGGAAAGACCACCACGATGCGCATCATCCTCGGGGTGCTCGCGCCCGACTCGGGCAGCGTCGCGCTGAACGGCACGCCAGTCACGGCGGATGATCGCGCGGGCTTCGGCTACATGCCTGAGGAGCGGGGGCTCTACCCCAAGATGAAGGTGCTTGAGCAGCTCGTCTACCTGGGCCGCCTGCACGGCATGAGCTCCTCAGCGGCGAAGGCGTCGGCGGAGGGGCTCCTCGACCGCCTCGGCCTCACGGAGCGCGCGAACGACACCCTCGAGAGCCTCTCGCTCGGCAACCAGCAACGGGCCCAGATTGCCGCGGCCCTCGTGCACGAGCCCGCCGCCCTCGTGCTCGACGAGCCGTTCTCTGGCCTCGACCCGATGGCCGTCGAGGTCGTGCTCGGGGTGTTGCGCGACTACGCCGCGGCCGGCGCCCCCGTGCTGTTCTCCTCGCACCAGCTCGATATCGTCGAGCGCCTCTGCGACGACGTGGTCGTCATCGGCGGGGGCAGGATCCTGGCCGCAGGCTCGCGCGAGTCGCTGCGCGCCGAGCACTCGGGGCAAAGCTACGTGATCGAGCTCGAGGGCCCGAGCGCCGACGCGGGCTGGGTGCGCCAGCAGGCAGGGATCACGGTCACCCACCTCGACGGCGGCACCGCCCGATTCGATGCCGAGCACCCGCGGGACGCGCAGGCGGTCCTGGCCGCAGCGGTCGCGCAGAGTCAAGGAGCGGACGCCACGGGCATCGCGGTGCGTCGCTTCGGCCAAGAATTCCCCACGCTCGCCCAGATCTTCAAGGAGGTAGTGCGATGA
- a CDS encoding ATP-binding cassette domain-containing protein: MTYAIETRGLTRTHGEVRALDNVSVKIKRDSITGLLGRNGAGKTTFMSLVTAQDRATAGEVFVEGAHPFENANVLEDMCFIRDNQRYPDDYALRHVLRAGKVFFPNWDQALADELVALFRIPKKQQVKKLSRGQFSAVGIVVGLACRAPITFFDEPYLGLDATARGHFYDVLMRDYLAHPRTIVLSTHLIDEMDQLLERVIILDQGRVLHDAEVDELRGASHRVSGLESAVQAYSEGRTVLSRHVVGGLGSVIVEGRLTAQDRVAAESAGLEIGQVTLQELVAAYGFDGSDTPSSAPTAR, from the coding sequence ATGACTTACGCAATCGAGACCCGCGGCCTGACCCGCACCCACGGCGAAGTGCGTGCCCTGGACAACGTCTCCGTCAAGATCAAGCGCGACTCCATCACCGGCCTGCTCGGCCGCAACGGCGCGGGCAAGACCACGTTCATGTCGCTGGTCACCGCGCAGGATCGCGCCACAGCCGGCGAGGTGTTCGTCGAAGGCGCACACCCCTTCGAGAACGCGAACGTGCTCGAGGACATGTGCTTCATTCGCGACAACCAGCGCTACCCCGACGACTACGCGCTGCGCCACGTGCTGCGGGCAGGGAAGGTGTTCTTCCCGAACTGGGACCAGGCGCTCGCCGACGAGCTTGTGGCGCTCTTTCGCATTCCGAAGAAGCAGCAGGTCAAGAAGCTTTCACGCGGGCAGTTCTCGGCCGTCGGCATTGTGGTGGGCCTCGCCTGCCGCGCCCCCATCACCTTCTTCGACGAGCCGTACCTGGGTCTCGACGCGACGGCGCGCGGACACTTCTACGACGTGCTGATGCGCGACTACCTCGCTCACCCCCGCACGATCGTGCTCTCGACCCACCTCATCGACGAGATGGATCAGCTGCTCGAGCGCGTCATCATCCTCGACCAGGGCCGGGTGCTCCATGACGCCGAGGTCGACGAGCTGCGAGGAGCCTCGCACCGAGTCTCCGGCCTCGAGTCCGCGGTCCAGGCATACAGCGAGGGTCGCACAGTGCTTTCCCGCCACGTCGTCGGCGGCCTGGGCTCGGTCATCGTCGAGGGTCGCTTGACGGCGCAGGATCGGGTGGCCGCCGAGTCGGCCGGTCTCGAGATCGGCCAGGTGACGCTGCAAGAGCTCGTCGCCGCCTACGGATTCGACGGATCCGACACCCCCTCATCAGCCCCGACCGCTCGCTAG
- a CDS encoding MBL fold metallo-hydrolase, with translation MKHNPASQFIQEQQRAAREKLPFADTRDFEDAERGLIAEFTPGVVHDAAGGTVWDNDGYRFLESEAPDTVHPSLWRQSQLSTRHGLFEVVAGIYQLRGFDLSNMTIVEGDSGVIVIDTLLSAETAAAALALYREHRGNRPVVAVIHTHSHADHFGGVLGVTSQAEVDAGMVQILAPKGS, from the coding sequence GTGAAGCACAATCCGGCGTCACAGTTCATTCAGGAGCAACAGCGAGCGGCGCGGGAGAAGCTTCCATTCGCCGATACTCGTGATTTCGAAGATGCGGAGCGAGGCCTCATCGCCGAGTTCACTCCGGGTGTTGTCCATGATGCTGCGGGAGGAACCGTCTGGGACAACGATGGATATCGCTTTCTCGAAAGCGAGGCGCCGGATACGGTGCACCCCAGTCTCTGGCGACAGTCGCAGCTCTCAACGCGCCATGGGCTCTTTGAAGTCGTCGCCGGAATCTACCAGCTGCGCGGCTTCGATCTGTCGAACATGACGATTGTTGAGGGAGACTCAGGCGTCATCGTGATTGATACGCTGCTTTCGGCGGAGACCGCGGCCGCGGCGCTCGCCCTCTATCGAGAGCATCGTGGCAACCGGCCGGTGGTTGCGGTCATCCATACGCACAGCCACGCCGACCATTTCGGCGGAGTGCTGGGAGTGACTTCCCAGGCCGAGGTCGATGCCGGGATGGTACAGATCCTCGCCCCGAAGGGTTCGTAG
- a CDS encoding LysR family transcriptional regulator ArgP, protein MELPIEHLATFAAILDEGSFEGAAKRLRITPSAVSQRVKAMEQRVGSVLLQRTRPVAVTAAGATVLRLARQLDRLVDDAARELGAGPAGAGSGPAIIPIVVNADSLATWFVPALARAARETGAHFEVLRADETVSTAALRSGTVVAALTATREPVPGCISTRIGAARYRAVASPEFIAQHFPNGTSASSLAAAPMLEFDRHDTFQQRYLRAATRARVDPPRHYVPSSAEFARAVELGMGWGMLPEAQSAEGIAAGRLAELTPSRSLKLPLYWQRWNLHSPVLDALSQIVEEEGKAALEA, encoded by the coding sequence ATGGAGCTTCCCATCGAACACCTCGCCACGTTCGCTGCGATTCTCGACGAGGGCAGCTTCGAGGGCGCAGCGAAGCGGCTGCGCATCACGCCATCCGCCGTCAGCCAGCGCGTGAAGGCAATGGAGCAGCGGGTCGGCTCAGTATTGCTGCAGCGCACCCGGCCCGTCGCGGTGACTGCCGCGGGGGCGACGGTGCTGCGCCTCGCCCGCCAGCTCGACCGCCTGGTCGACGACGCGGCGCGCGAGCTGGGCGCCGGGCCCGCCGGGGCAGGATCCGGCCCCGCGATCATCCCGATCGTCGTGAACGCCGACTCGCTCGCCACCTGGTTCGTGCCGGCGCTCGCCCGCGCGGCCCGCGAAACCGGCGCGCACTTCGAGGTGCTGCGCGCCGACGAGACCGTCTCGACCGCCGCGCTTCGGAGCGGCACGGTCGTCGCCGCGCTCACGGCGACGCGCGAGCCCGTCCCCGGTTGCATTTCCACCAGGATCGGCGCCGCCCGCTACCGCGCCGTCGCGAGCCCCGAGTTCATCGCCCAACACTTCCCGAACGGCACCTCGGCTTCGAGCCTCGCCGCGGCGCCGATGCTCGAGTTCGACCGGCATGACACGTTTCAGCAGCGCTACCTGCGCGCAGCCACCCGGGCCCGCGTCGACCCGCCGCGGCACTACGTGCCGTCGTCCGCTGAGTTCGCACGCGCGGTCGAACTCGGCATGGGGTGGGGCATGCTGCCCGAGGCGCAGAGCGCGGAGGGGATCGCCGCCGGACGCCTCGCCGAGCTCACCCCGTCGCGATCGCTGAAGCTGCCGCTGTACTGGCAGCGCTGGAACCTGCACTCGCCCGTGCTCGACGCGCTGTCCCAGATCGTGGAGGAGGAGGGCAAGGCAGCGCTCGAGGCATAG
- a CDS encoding response regulator transcription factor, whose translation MIRVLVADDQVLVRSGFRIILETEPDIDVVGEAANGAEAVALSSRLAPDVICMDVEMPEMNGIEASRQILAGAASGESRPTPAILVLTTFGHEEYLFDALAAGVSGFLLKTARADQLIDAVRTLAAGGALLGPDVTRAVMERATRDAAPAPRPSQADGPLATAGLTDREQDVLRLLTTGATNSEIAEQLFVGEATVKTHVSNLLQKLGARDRIQAIVWAHTHGVASSVRGAGQA comes from the coding sequence ATGATCCGGGTGCTCGTCGCCGATGATCAGGTGCTCGTGCGGTCGGGGTTCCGCATCATCCTCGAGACCGAACCGGACATCGACGTGGTCGGCGAGGCGGCCAACGGTGCCGAGGCGGTCGCGCTCTCCTCGCGGCTCGCGCCCGACGTGATCTGCATGGATGTCGAGATGCCCGAGATGAACGGCATCGAGGCGTCGCGGCAGATTCTCGCGGGGGCAGCCTCGGGGGAAAGTCGGCCCACGCCCGCGATCCTGGTCCTCACCACCTTTGGGCACGAGGAGTACCTTTTCGACGCGCTCGCCGCGGGGGTGAGCGGCTTCCTCCTCAAGACCGCGCGGGCCGATCAGCTGATCGATGCTGTCCGCACGCTCGCGGCCGGGGGCGCGCTGCTCGGCCCGGACGTGACCCGCGCCGTCATGGAACGTGCCACCCGCGATGCCGCCCCAGCGCCGCGCCCGTCGCAGGCAGACGGTCCGCTCGCCACCGCCGGGCTGACGGATCGCGAACAAGACGTGCTGAGGCTGCTCACGACCGGGGCGACGAACTCCGAGATCGCCGAACAACTCTTCGTGGGCGAGGCGACGGTCAAGACCCACGTTTCGAACCTGCTGCAGAAGCTCGGCGCGCGCGACCGCATCCAGGCCATCGTCTGGGCCCACACGCATGGCGTGGCCTCGAGCGTCAGGGGCGCGGGCCAAGCCTAG
- a CDS encoding GntR family transcriptional regulator, whose protein sequence is MFDDTKPIFLQLAERIADDILQGTYAEGAQVPSTNEFAAFYRINPATAGKGVNLLVDQEILFKKRGIGMFVSDGAKAKIAAERQSGFVADFVRPLLAEAAALQLSLPQTLSLIEQEATR, encoded by the coding sequence GTGTTCGATGATACGAAGCCCATCTTCCTGCAACTGGCCGAACGCATCGCGGACGACATCCTGCAGGGCACGTATGCGGAGGGCGCGCAGGTTCCCTCCACGAACGAGTTCGCGGCTTTCTACCGCATCAACCCGGCGACGGCCGGCAAGGGTGTCAACCTCCTGGTCGACCAGGAAATTCTCTTTAAGAAGCGCGGCATCGGGATGTTCGTCTCGGATGGCGCGAAGGCCAAGATCGCGGCCGAACGTCAGTCCGGCTTTGTCGCCGACTTCGTGCGCCCCTTGCTCGCAGAGGCCGCCGCGCTCCAGCTCTCCCTCCCCCAAACACTTTCCCTCATAGAACAGGAAGCCACACGATGA
- a CDS encoding sensor histidine kinase, which translates to MITTRDTGEWTRPRPTRSDLRLDAALALGLALAAITSALLYQRTGIYAETAEPWVWVLGLGLVTLPLVARRRWPVPVAIAVSVGFFVCGQFGVPELLITNIGLFIALYSVGAWEPRRPLAFWSRLGISVAMVVWLVTSLIVVSSDTEALPGISRSGLFSAFATYAVIQIFTNLLYFGGAFIFGERSWLAARTQAQLEAQGRELDLERRTSAEQAVALDRIAIARELHDVVAHHVSVMGIQAAAARRLLEKDPERGRERASAALEIVESSAEAAIAELRGLVGTLRAPEPDERSSTIGIAQLPALVAASQSAGLSTTLIVAGETRPVPMLVDVALYRIAQEALTNVRKHAGRGAEAAVRLRFEAGAVELEISDTGVAQSLGSARDGGGGGLGLRGMRERAGAVGGTVETVARERGGFLVRTRIPLRGDLPDVVLPGSELPGAGLPDAGLPATSEVTA; encoded by the coding sequence ATGATCACGACTCGGGACACGGGCGAGTGGACTCGGCCTCGTCCGACCCGCAGCGACCTCCGCCTGGACGCCGCGTTGGCGCTCGGTCTCGCGCTCGCCGCGATCACGAGTGCGCTGCTCTACCAGCGCACCGGCATCTATGCAGAGACCGCGGAGCCCTGGGTGTGGGTGCTCGGGCTGGGACTCGTCACGCTGCCCCTCGTGGCGCGACGGCGGTGGCCCGTGCCGGTCGCGATCGCGGTGTCGGTGGGCTTCTTCGTCTGCGGCCAGTTCGGGGTCCCCGAACTGCTCATCACGAACATCGGACTCTTCATCGCGCTGTACTCGGTGGGGGCGTGGGAGCCCAGGCGCCCGCTCGCGTTCTGGAGCAGGCTCGGCATCAGCGTCGCCATGGTGGTGTGGCTCGTGACGTCCCTCATCGTCGTGTCTTCCGACACCGAAGCGCTGCCGGGGATCTCACGCAGCGGGCTCTTCTCGGCGTTTGCGACCTACGCGGTCATCCAGATTTTCACGAACCTGCTGTACTTCGGCGGCGCGTTCATCTTCGGGGAGCGCTCGTGGCTGGCCGCCCGCACCCAGGCGCAGCTCGAGGCGCAGGGCCGCGAGCTCGATCTCGAACGGCGCACGAGCGCCGAGCAGGCCGTAGCGCTCGACCGCATCGCGATCGCTCGAGAGTTGCACGACGTGGTCGCGCACCACGTCTCGGTGATGGGCATCCAGGCGGCTGCGGCAAGACGCCTGCTCGAGAAAGACCCCGAGCGGGGGCGCGAGCGGGCGAGCGCGGCGCTGGAAATCGTCGAGTCGAGCGCCGAGGCCGCGATCGCGGAACTCCGCGGGCTCGTGGGTACGCTGCGTGCGCCCGAGCCCGATGAGCGTTCCTCGACCATCGGCATTGCCCAGCTTCCCGCGCTCGTCGCGGCCTCGCAGAGCGCCGGGCTCTCGACCACCCTGATCGTCGCGGGCGAGACGCGCCCGGTGCCGATGCTCGTGGACGTTGCCCTGTACCGCATCGCGCAAGAGGCGCTCACCAATGTACGCAAGCACGCGGGCCGCGGGGCCGAGGCGGCGGTCCGGCTGCGCTTTGAAGCGGGTGCCGTTGAGCTTGAGATCAGCGACACCGGAGTGGCGCAGAGTCTCGGTTCGGCGCGCGACGGCGGGGGCGGCGGGCTCGGCCTTCGCGGTATGCGCGAGCGCGCGGGAGCGGTCGGCGGCACGGTCGAGACGGTCGCCCGTGAGCGGGGCGGGTTCCTCGTGCGGACCAGGATCCCGCTGCGGGGCGACCTGCCTGACGTGGTGTTGCCTGGTTCGGAGCTGCCAGGCGCAGGGTTGCCAGACGCGGGCCTGCCGGCGACGTCTGAGGTGACGGCATGA